A genomic region of Colletotrichum destructivum chromosome 1, complete sequence contains the following coding sequences:
- a CDS encoding Putative alcohol dehydrogenase, zinc-type, GroES-like superfamily, NAD(P)-binding domain superfamily has product MSFNLSWPSATMRAVVYHGTPFEMTVQDVAKPTILNETDVVVRVTTSAVCGSDLHIYRGYMGGAVPWTMGHEAVGYISEVGDAVSSFAVGDYVIVPDTVSPDQLEMEPTSKEYFGFGNSEMGLGGLQAEYARVPFADTNLIPIPLTHETANSTIEHDYLTVSDIFATGWAGIDYSGFQPGDSVAVFGAGPVGLLSAYSAILRGASKVYVVDHVEERLELAASIGAIPINFAKSDPVAQILAREPRGVMRTVDCVGMEALNTNLEMDESVVVQQMVDVVHFGGGIGQLGVFSAQDSSPGAPYGSTISPTIPFPISTFFAKGLSFRTGAVDPKKYAPLLIDLINSGKAHPSFVISAVVGIEDAPEYYSRFNGKNETKVAIYFAE; this is encoded by the exons ATGTCTTTCAATCTTTCGTGGCCCAGTGCGACCATGCGCGCTGTCGTTTACCATGGCACTCCCTTCGAAATGACCGTGCAAGACGTCGCCAAGCCAACAATCCTCAACGAAACCGATGTCGTTGTGCGGGTGACAACCTCGGCCGTGTGCGGATCCGACTTGCACATCTACCGTGGCTACATGGGCGGTGCCGTGCCATGGACGATGGgccacgaggccgtcggctATATCTCAGAGGTTGGCGACGCCGTGTCTTCCTTCGCCGTCGGAGACTATGTCATTGTTCCCGACACCGTGTCTCCGGATCAGCTGGAGATGGAGCCGACGTCGAAGGAGTATTTTGGCTTTGGTAACAGCGAAATGGGTCTCGGTGGGCTCCAAG CGGAGTATGCGAGGGTCCCGTTCGCCGACACCAACTTGATCCCTATTCCCCTGACCCATGAAACCGCCAACTCGACGATCGAGCATGACTACCTCACTGTATCGGACATCTTCGCTACGGGGTGGGCCGGAATCGACTACAGCGGCTTCCAGCCCGGTGAttccgtcgccgtcttcggggCCGGTCCCGTCGGGCTGCTTTCTGCCTACTCGGCCATCTTGCGTGGGGCTTCCAAGGTCTACGTTGTCGACCACGTCGAGGAACGCCTCGAGCTTGCCGCTTCCATCGGAGCCATCCCGATCAACTTCGCAAAGAGCGATCCCGTCGCCCAAATCTTGGCGCGCGAACCGCGCGGGGTGATGCGCACCGTCGACTGTGTTGGTATGGAGGCTCTGAACACCAACCTTGAGATGGACGAGAGCGTCGTCGTGCAGCAGATGGTTGATGTGGTTCACTTCGGAGGAGGCATCGGTCAGCTTGGCGTCTTCAGTGCCCAGGACAGCTCGCCTGGTGCGCCGTACGGTAGCACCATCTCGCCCACGATCCCTTTTCCCATCTCGACCTTTTTCGCCAAGGGGTTGAGCTTCCGAACGGGAGCTGTAGATCCAAAGAAGTACGCTCCCCTTCTGATCGACCTCATCAACAGCGGCAAAGCCCATCCCAGCTTCGTGATCAGTGCCGTCGTTGGCATTGAGGATGCGCCAGAGTACTACAGCCGCTTCAATGGCAAGAATGAGACGAAGGTCGCCATCTACTTTGCGGAGTAA
- a CDS encoding Putative chromo/chromo shadow domain, Chromo-like domain superfamily protein gives MVERQIPPTKTTQLVTPQQPVQTQLVCKNEITDCDVDTKAELPGTVDVSVKPLCAAGTPVVHSKPRVTETERAAADSASPRPGLLALVKTFFWKIKDSLTDVHHGSAAMTPSAQLNVTSPSQGPQSKHDDAILGMAKTAADSSCVATRAHVDATTFADQPQERRVLDQASAPIKLVKEDTPGQSPPPRFWSAANLHTATVRMAVDDQADDISPMRTDVGRLRPAVNTTDNADVHSETHELLPFDKIIGHRQDPRTETLFQMRVRWKNGSLTWEPEAHIQKCADQHLFSYWNGEKGKRIGAMADKYLWHVLEVKRHKRTSHGNVYLYISWIGSPERSWEPESRMMHFAQAIVEDYWIAIGGRDKVVTSVAGRPKRHRRRFRNAAAALETAVNAQTSGMRPERSTAWKRDYHGHPRLVEVADEVALAALEVETKAPRTERVTHESGQPANTTHIQPPRKRRRLS, from the coding sequence ATGGTCGAGCGACAGATCCCCCCAACGAAGACAACGCAACTGGTCACGCCTCAGCAACCCGTCCAAACGCAGCTGGTGTGCAAGAACGAGATCACCGATTGTGACGTTGACACCAAAGCTGAATTACCAGGCACTGTCGACGTCTCCGTGAAGCCCTTGTGTGCCGCCGGTACGCCTGTGGTCCATTCGAAACCACGCgtcaccgagaccgagagagCTGCCGCCGACTCCGCCAGCCCGCGGCCTGGTCTTCTTGCGTTGGTCAAGACCTTCTTTTGGAAGATCAAAGACAGCCTGACTGACGTTCACCATGGCTCTGCCGCCATGACGCCATCCGCTCAGCTCAACGTGACCAGTCCTAGCCAGGGTCCGCAGTCCAAGCACGACGACGCGATACTTGGCATGGCGAAAACGGCAGCCGACTCCTCATGTGTTGCTACACGCGCCCATGTTGACGCAACGACTTTCGCTGATCAACCGCAGGAGCGTCGTGTTCTTGATCAAGCAAGCGCGCCTATCAAGCTTGTCAAAGAAGATACGCCAGGTCaatcccctcctccacggTTTTGGTCCGCTGCTAATCTTCACACAGCGACTGTCAGAATGGCGGTTGATGACCAAGCGGACGATATTTCGCCTATGCGGACAGACGTAGGCCGACTTCGGCCTGCCGTTAACACGACAGACAACGCGGATGTGCACAGCGAGACACACGAGCTGCTCCCCTTCGACAAAATCATTGGTCACCGTCAAGACCCCCGGACCGAGACCTTATTTCAAATGCGAGTGCGCTGGAAGAACGGCAGTCTGACATGGGAGCCTGAAGCGCATATCCAAAAATGCGCTGACCAGCATCTTTTCTCATATTGGAATGGGGAGAAGGGCAAACGCATAggcgccatggccgacaagTACCTATGGCACGTTCTTGAGGTTAAAAGGCATAAGCGAACGTCTCATGGCAACGTATACCTATACATTTCTTGGATCGGGTCTCCTGAGCGATCGTGGGAGCCTGAGAGTCGCATGATGCATTTCGCGCAGGCAATTGTGGAGGACTATTGGATTGCCATAGGCGGACGCGATAAGGTAGTGACATCGGTGGCTGGGAGGCCGAAAAGACATCGTCGCCGATTTCGAAACGCGGCAGCGGCTCTGGAGACAGCAGTTAACGCGCAGACGAGCGGAATGAGGCCAGAAAGGTCAACAGCATGGAAAAGAGACTATCATGGTCATCCGAGGCTTGTTGAGGTGGCGGATGAGGTGGCGCTAGCGGCGTTGGAAGTCGAGACGAAGGCCCCGAGGACTGAGCGCGTCACACACGAAAGTGGACAGCCAGCGAACACCACCCACATACAGCCGCCAAGGAAGCGCCGTCGTTTATCATGA
- a CDS encoding Putative cyanovirin-N, whose protein sequence is MIIVTVNIGWCSTYKDVAVSDVDVSVFVKKSIIVREMAFSITKALSRLAIGHTRGELTVAQLIGRGASLQPRGFLSSCVDWGTLRNEKNKMAAYCRTTTGTWRWSVLDLNHCLVNDDGNLMAQDHTEAEAGGGHTADHGIDLNDVVGNDSGVLFCGRQGFHGNVVNTEQVSWWGFDIVIRELST, encoded by the exons ATGATCATCGTCACAGTCAATATCGGCTGGTGTTCAACGTATAAAGACGTTGCCGTCTCTGACGTGGATGTGTCTGTCTTCGTCAAAAAGTCAATCATTGTGCGTGAGATGGCCTTTTCAATTACCAAAGCTCTGAGCCGCTTGGCTATT GGACACACAAGAGGAGAATTGACTGTAGCCCAGCTTATAGGAAGAGGGGCCTCCCTCCAACCACGCGGTTTTCTATCTTCTTGCGTTGACTGGGGTACCCTCAGGAACGAAAAGAACAAGATGGCCGCGTACTGCAGGACCACAACAGGCACCTGGCGCTGGTCTGTCCTCGATCTGAACCATTGCCTGGTCAATGATGACGGTAATTTAATGGCACAAGACCA TACGGAGgctgaagccggcggcggacatACTGCTGATCACGGCATAGACCTGA ACGACGTGGTCGGGAACGATAGTGGTGTTTTGTTCTGTGGCCGCCAAGGCTTTCACGGAAACGTGGTCAACACAGAGCAAGTCAGCTGGTGGGGTTTTGACATTGTGATTCGTGAGCTTTCCACTTGA